The Methylobacterium currus genome contains a region encoding:
- a CDS encoding TIGR02594 family protein: MTVAEIQRALLARGYDLGPAGADGDAGPRTIASVTAFQRSAGLVPDGIAGALTQKGLGSADLTERRAEPEQPAWLALAAPEIGTHEGVGKANKPIVVQYFADAGFSGVKDDATAWCAGFVGAMLDRAGRKPSGSLATRSYEGWGVGLKEPALGCIATKKRAGSAWQGHVGFVVGANASTIYLLGGNQGDQVSVTGFPRKEFTSFRWPADVPLPVATKLPTTIAGAKSGVSEA, from the coding sequence ATGACCGTCGCTGAGATCCAGCGGGCGCTCCTCGCGCGCGGGTATGACCTCGGGCCGGCCGGCGCCGACGGCGATGCCGGGCCCCGCACCATCGCCTCGGTGACGGCGTTCCAGCGCTCCGCCGGCCTGGTGCCGGACGGCATTGCTGGGGCACTGACGCAGAAGGGGCTCGGCTCCGCCGACCTGACTGAGCGCCGGGCCGAGCCCGAGCAGCCGGCTTGGCTCGCCCTGGCGGCGCCTGAGATCGGCACCCATGAGGGCGTCGGGAAGGCGAACAAGCCGATCGTGGTCCAGTACTTTGCCGATGCCGGTTTCTCGGGGGTCAAGGACGACGCCACCGCGTGGTGCGCGGGCTTCGTCGGCGCCATGCTTGACCGGGCCGGCCGCAAGCCCTCGGGGAGCCTCGCGACGCGGTCCTATGAGGGCTGGGGCGTCGGGCTGAAGGAGCCCGCTCTGGGCTGCATCGCCACGAAGAAGCGCGCCGGTAGCGCGTGGCAGGGTCACGTGGGCTTTGTCGTCGGCGCCAACGCCTCGACCATCTACTTGCTCGGCGGGAACCAGGGGGATCAGGTCTCGGTTACCGGCTTTCCCCGCAAGGAATTCACCTCGTTCCGGTGGCCGGCCGACGTGCCGCTGCCGGTGGCGACCAAGCTACCGACGACTATCGCCGGCGCCAAGTCTGGCGTCAGCGAAGCCTGA
- a CDS encoding ABC transporter permease: MNSLILRMVAGRVVVAVVTLLIVAIVLFFATALLPGDVVQILLGQAATPEAVKGLRTAMHLDQPAALRFLLWLKTLATGDLGVSYVNNIPVAELIGGRLANSLKLAGVTAAISVPVALSLGVTAAILRGTLVDRIIAVFTIAVISVPEFMVATLSVIVFAVYLGWLPALSMTGDVTTIGGLIKAYAMPVLTLSFVVSAQMIRMTRAAVIETLNTPYIEMALLKGASRRRAVLHHALPNALGPIVNAVALSLSYLLGGVIIVETIFNYPGLAKLMLDAVATRDLPLIQSCAMIFCLAYLLLITIADIVTIVSNPRLRHA; encoded by the coding sequence ATGAACTCTCTCATCCTCCGCATGGTCGCGGGACGCGTGGTCGTCGCCGTGGTGACGCTGCTGATCGTCGCGATCGTCCTCTTCTTCGCGACCGCGCTCCTGCCGGGGGATGTGGTGCAGATCCTGCTCGGCCAGGCGGCGACGCCGGAGGCGGTCAAGGGCCTGCGGACCGCCATGCATCTCGACCAGCCGGCCGCCCTGCGCTTCCTCCTCTGGCTGAAGACCCTCGCGACGGGCGATCTCGGCGTCTCCTACGTCAACAACATCCCGGTCGCCGAGCTGATCGGCGGCCGCCTGGCGAACTCGCTGAAGCTCGCGGGCGTGACGGCGGCGATCTCGGTGCCGGTCGCGCTGAGCTTGGGCGTCACCGCCGCCATCCTGCGCGGGACGCTGGTCGACCGGATCATCGCGGTCTTCACCATCGCGGTGATCTCGGTCCCCGAATTCATGGTCGCGACCCTCTCGGTCATCGTCTTCGCGGTCTATCTCGGCTGGCTGCCGGCCCTGTCGATGACCGGCGACGTCACGACGATCGGGGGCCTCATCAAGGCCTACGCGATGCCGGTGCTCACGTTGAGCTTCGTCGTCTCGGCGCAGATGATCCGCATGACGCGGGCCGCCGTGATCGAGACCCTGAACACGCCTTACATTGAGATGGCGCTGCTGAAGGGGGCTTCGCGCCGCCGCGCGGTGCTGCACCACGCCCTGCCCAACGCGCTCGGGCCGATCGTCAACGCGGTGGCGCTCTCCCTGTCCTACCTGCTGGGCGGCGTCATCATCGTCGAGACGATCTTCAACTATCCGGGCCTCGCCAAGCTGATGCTCGATGCGGTGGCGACCCGCGACCTGCCGCTGATCCAGAGCTGCGCGATGATCTTCTGTCTCGCCTACCTCCTGCTGATCACGATCGCCGACATCGTCACCATCGTCTCCAACCCGAGGCTGCGCCACGCATGA
- a CDS encoding class I SAM-dependent methyltransferase: MRFGQDPCSLPKRDSAARERRHGWPIPQNKKGNPMSEGMSKYVNMQKNWYEKAASLSKYDVNRKEDNVVGSYNEHNNWPDYDKYLLGFVDETWKEKLALDFACGPGRNIVKYSHLFKRLDGADIAQNNLDNAKSNLEFHNIKVPNLYLTTGSNLGDAPDNTYDLIFSTIAMQHICVHEVRFNILRDMHRALRKLGRISIQMGFGVSPGKAGYFENNYDAISTNSGYDTMVEDVDYLRNDLSQIGFVKFSYEIRPTGPGDSHPHWIFFSAHK, encoded by the coding sequence TTGCGTTTTGGACAGGATCCGTGCTCTCTGCCAAAGCGAGACTCAGCGGCGCGCGAGCGGCGGCATGGATGGCCGATACCGCAGAACAAGAAGGGAAATCCAATGAGCGAGGGGATGAGCAAATATGTTAATATGCAGAAGAATTGGTACGAAAAGGCCGCATCACTTTCGAAATACGATGTGAATAGAAAAGAAGACAATGTTGTAGGAAGCTATAACGAGCACAATAACTGGCCCGACTATGACAAATATTTACTCGGATTTGTCGATGAAACTTGGAAAGAAAAATTAGCGCTCGATTTTGCCTGTGGTCCCGGTAGAAACATTGTTAAATATAGCCATCTCTTCAAGAGGCTCGATGGCGCCGATATTGCACAAAACAATCTGGACAATGCCAAGTCAAACTTGGAATTTCATAACATCAAAGTTCCAAATTTGTATTTGACGACGGGAAGCAATCTTGGGGATGCGCCAGATAACACCTATGATTTGATATTTTCAACAATTGCTATGCAGCACATCTGCGTACACGAAGTTCGATTTAATATCCTAAGAGATATGCATCGCGCACTGCGAAAGCTTGGACGCATATCTATTCAGATGGGTTTTGGTGTTTCTCCCGGAAAGGCCGGATACTTTGAAAACAACTACGACGCCATATCGACCAATAGCGGCTACGACACGATGGTAGAGGACGTTGATTATCTGCGCAATGACCTCTCGCAGATTGGTTTTGTCAAATTTAGCTATGAAATTCGCCCCACTGGACCGGGCGACTCTCATCCCCACTGGATATTTTTCTCCGCCCACAAATAG
- a CDS encoding GNAT family N-acetyltransferase — protein sequence MTTPPNTMRLKSFELATQDIASVDVEALHGLSLGVEWPHRPGDWEALRALGHGFAALDEIGRVFGSAMWFPHGDECATIGMVITSPRLQAQGGGRWMMERILQQCGERRLILNSTRAAYRLYVSLGFAPQATVSQCQGYATPEAAAMPGLADAVETIAPTDLGEVAALDEAGFGAGRPLLMVQLARTAEIRGLRRGGRLVGYGARRTFGRGTVIGPVVAESEEEAVALAAALLAGLDGHFVRLDTRQEMGPLRTYLEAAGLRLFDTVRTLTRGAALPTVEPGRPGVYGLAAHALS from the coding sequence GTGACGACGCCCCCCAACACGATGCGGCTGAAATCCTTCGAGCTCGCCACGCAGGACATCGCCTCCGTCGACGTGGAAGCGCTCCACGGCCTGTCCCTCGGGGTCGAGTGGCCGCACCGCCCGGGCGACTGGGAGGCGTTGCGCGCCCTCGGTCACGGCTTCGCCGCCCTCGACGAGATCGGCCGCGTCTTCGGCTCGGCGATGTGGTTTCCCCACGGCGACGAGTGCGCGACGATCGGCATGGTCATCACCTCGCCGCGCCTCCAGGCCCAAGGCGGCGGGCGCTGGATGATGGAACGCATCCTCCAGCAATGCGGCGAGCGCCGGCTGATCCTGAACTCGACCCGGGCCGCCTACCGCCTCTACGTCTCGCTCGGCTTCGCGCCGCAGGCGACCGTCTCTCAATGCCAGGGCTACGCGACGCCGGAGGCCGCCGCCATGCCCGGCCTCGCGGACGCAGTCGAGACGATCGCGCCGACCGATCTCGGCGAGGTCGCGGCCCTGGACGAGGCCGGGTTCGGGGCCGGGCGCCCCCTGCTGATGGTGCAGCTCGCCCGGACGGCCGAGATCCGCGGCCTTCGGCGCGGCGGGCGCCTGGTGGGCTACGGCGCGCGCCGGACGTTCGGGCGCGGAACGGTCATCGGCCCGGTCGTGGCGGAGAGCGAGGAGGAGGCCGTGGCACTCGCCGCCGCCCTGCTCGCCGGTCTCGACGGCCATTTCGTCCGCCTCGACACCCGGCAGGAGATGGGGCCCCTGCGCACCTACCTGGAAGCGGCGGGCCTGCGCCTGTTCGACACGGTGAGGACGCTGACCCGCGGTGCAGCCCTGCCCACGGTCGAGCCCGGACGCCCGGGCGTCTACGGGCTGGCGGCGCACGCCCTGAGCTAG
- a CDS encoding ABC transporter ATP-binding protein, which yields MSRLVEVRDLRIAARTDAGRTVEIIRGVSFDIDEGEIVALIGESGSGKTTIALDLMGYTRPGCRVTGGTVTLDGVEMNAVPESRRAGLRGSLVSYVPQSAAAAFNPAHTIMDQVVEVVRIHGSMPLGQARARAVDLFRALALPNPETIGDRYPHQVSGGQLQRLSAAMALIGAPKLVIFDEPTTALDVTTQVEVLRAFKSVMRKGGIAGVYVSHDLAVVAQIADRIIVLRHGEIREEGRTADILERPQHPYTRELLSAFRPSAAPRVSPLDQDEAPLLVVRDVVAGYGRPDAEGLPALRILKGVDLTLARGRNLGIVGESGCGKSTLARVIAGILPAAKGEIRLDGRSLAPDFRKRRREDLRDLQIVFQSADTALNPHQSVGEILGRPLAFYHGMGGRAREARIDQLLDMVRLPRPLRHRRPGELSGGQKQRVNLARALAAEARLILCDEITSALDTVVAAAIIDLLKELQRELSLSYLFISHDIETVRAICDEVVVMYKGEKVEQLRPDVNGGQPTHAYSRLLFSSVPQLRTGWLDGLTQDPELTRAFAQR from the coding sequence ATGAGCCGCCTCGTCGAAGTCCGCGACCTGAGGATCGCGGCGCGCACCGATGCGGGCCGCACCGTCGAGATCATCCGCGGCGTCTCGTTCGACATCGACGAGGGCGAGATCGTCGCCCTGATCGGCGAGAGCGGCTCGGGCAAGACCACGATCGCCCTCGACCTGATGGGCTATACCCGGCCCGGCTGCCGTGTCACCGGCGGCACCGTCACCCTCGACGGCGTCGAGATGAACGCCGTGCCTGAGAGCCGGCGGGCGGGATTGCGCGGCTCGCTCGTCTCCTACGTGCCCCAGAGCGCGGCGGCGGCCTTCAACCCCGCCCACACGATCATGGACCAGGTGGTCGAGGTGGTGCGCATCCACGGCTCGATGCCGCTCGGGCAAGCCCGCGCCAGGGCGGTCGACCTCTTCCGGGCGCTGGCCTTGCCCAACCCGGAGACCATCGGCGACCGCTATCCCCACCAGGTCTCCGGCGGCCAGCTGCAGCGCCTCTCCGCCGCGATGGCGCTGATCGGCGCCCCCAAGCTGGTGATCTTCGACGAGCCGACCACGGCGCTCGACGTCACCACCCAGGTCGAGGTGCTGCGCGCCTTCAAGTCGGTGATGCGCAAAGGGGGCATCGCGGGCGTCTACGTCTCGCACGACCTCGCCGTTGTGGCGCAGATCGCCGACCGGATCATCGTGCTCCGCCACGGCGAGATCCGCGAGGAGGGGCGCACGGCCGACATCCTGGAGCGCCCGCAGCACCCCTACACACGCGAGCTGCTGTCGGCCTTCCGGCCAAGCGCCGCGCCGCGGGTGAGCCCTCTCGACCAGGACGAGGCACCCCTCCTCGTGGTGCGCGACGTTGTGGCCGGCTATGGCCGGCCCGACGCCGAGGGCCTGCCGGCTCTCCGCATCCTCAAGGGCGTCGATCTCACGCTCGCCCGCGGGCGCAATCTCGGCATCGTCGGCGAATCGGGCTGCGGCAAGTCCACCCTCGCCCGGGTGATCGCCGGCATCCTGCCGGCGGCGAAGGGCGAGATCCGTCTCGACGGCCGGTCGCTGGCGCCGGATTTCCGCAAACGCCGCCGCGAGGACCTGCGCGACCTGCAGATCGTCTTCCAATCCGCCGACACCGCGCTCAATCCCCACCAGTCGGTCGGCGAGATCCTGGGCCGGCCGCTCGCCTTCTACCACGGCATGGGCGGACGGGCGCGCGAGGCGCGGATCGACCAGCTGCTCGACATGGTGCGGCTGCCCCGACCCTTGCGCCATCGCCGCCCCGGCGAGCTCTCGGGCGGCCAGAAGCAGCGCGTCAACCTCGCCCGCGCCCTGGCGGCGGAGGCCCGGCTGATCCTGTGCGACGAGATCACCTCGGCACTCGACACCGTGGTGGCCGCCGCGATCATCGACCTCCTGAAGGAATTACAGCGCGAGCTGTCGCTGTCCTACCTGTTCATCAGCCACGACATCGAGACCGTGCGGGCGATCTGCGACGAGGTGGTGGTGATGTACAAGGGCGAGAAGGTCGAGCAGCTCCGCCCCGACGTGAATGGCGGGCAGCCGACGCACGCCTATTCGCGGCTCCTGTTCTCCTCGGTGCCGCAGCTGCGCACCGGCTGGCTCGACGGGCTGACGCAGGATCCCGAACTCACCCGGGCCTTCGCGCAGCGATAG
- a CDS encoding Lrp/AsnC family transcriptional regulator yields the protein MKLDRIDLKILSELQKNGRITNVDLAERVNLSPSPCLMRVKKLQSEGYIANYSAQINLSKLGQALTVFTEVTLKNHRQADFARFLAAIEKIDSVMECHLISGGYDYLLKFVTVDVIEYQTTMERLLDLEIGIEQYFSFVVLKSPIVRSYLPLDTMFRL from the coding sequence ATGAAGCTCGACAGGATCGACCTGAAAATTCTCTCCGAGTTGCAGAAGAACGGACGCATCACCAATGTCGATCTGGCCGAACGGGTGAACCTCTCGCCGAGCCCCTGCCTGATGCGCGTGAAGAAGCTGCAGAGCGAGGGCTACATCGCGAATTACTCGGCGCAGATCAATCTGTCGAAACTGGGCCAGGCCCTGACCGTCTTCACCGAGGTGACGCTGAAGAACCACCGGCAGGCCGACTTCGCCCGCTTCCTCGCGGCGATCGAGAAGATCGATTCGGTGATGGAGTGCCACCTGATCTCCGGCGGCTACGATTATCTGCTCAAGTTCGTCACCGTCGATGTCATCGAGTATCAGACGACCATGGAGCGATTGCTGGATCTCGAGATCGGCATCGAGCAATATTTCAGCTTCGTTGTGCTGAAGTCGCCGATCGTGCGGTCGTACCTGCCGCTCGATACGATGTTTCGGCTCTAG
- a CDS encoding cupin domain-containing protein has product MSLLVTIDTDPRFAPKEALPLPERLISGSPAFKTWAQDDTRDGMIKTGIWEATPGETHSIKGTTFEFCHILSGLIEIEEAGGETRTYRAGDSFVMKPGFVGIWRTIETVRKIYVCVYE; this is encoded by the coding sequence ATGAGCCTTCTCGTCACCATCGATACCGATCCGCGCTTCGCTCCCAAGGAAGCCCTGCCGCTGCCCGAGCGCCTGATCTCGGGCTCGCCCGCGTTCAAGACCTGGGCGCAGGACGACACCCGCGACGGCATGATCAAGACCGGGATCTGGGAGGCGACCCCGGGCGAGACCCACTCGATCAAGGGCACCACCTTCGAATTCTGCCACATCCTCTCCGGCCTGATCGAGATCGAGGAGGCGGGCGGCGAGACCAGGACCTATAGGGCCGGCGACAGCTTCGTGATGAAGCCCGGCTTCGTCGGCATCTGGCGCACGATCGAGACGGTGCGCAAGATCTATGTCTGCGTCTACGAGTGA
- a CDS encoding IS630 family transposase, producing MAQTVCVIPSAADLAHLSAIVADRAQPLKHIQRARIVLLSAERLSVLDVARQAGVSRPAVWRWQQRYAEEGVEGLLRDKTRPPGKPPHSTDTVAEVLALTCSEPPGEVTHWTGRALAQAVGISLRSVQRIWDAHRLQPHRVRSFKRSNDPAFAEKVEDIVGLSMDPPRHAVVLSLDEKSQIQALERTRPSRPVTPGRPVTPGRPVTPGRPVTPGRPVTPGRPVTPGRPVTPGRPETQTHDYVRHGTTTLFAALDVLEGTVIGRCMQRHRHDEFLRFLNTIEAAVPAGKLIHVILDNYATHKHPKVRAWLARHPRWIFHFTPTSASWMNAVEGFFSALTRRRLKRGSFSGIVDLQAAINRYITEHNDRPKPFVWTKPAAAILNAVNGNAAPSE from the coding sequence ATGGCTCAGACTGTCTGCGTGATTCCCAGCGCCGCCGACCTGGCGCACCTGTCCGCCATCGTCGCCGATCGGGCGCAGCCCCTCAAGCACATCCAGCGCGCCCGCATCGTTCTGCTCTCGGCCGAACGCCTCTCCGTCCTCGACGTCGCCCGCCAGGCCGGCGTCAGCCGGCCAGCCGTCTGGCGCTGGCAACAGCGCTACGCCGAAGAAGGCGTCGAGGGACTGCTGCGCGACAAGACCCGTCCGCCTGGCAAGCCGCCCCACTCCACCGACACCGTCGCCGAGGTGCTGGCGCTGACCTGCTCCGAACCGCCCGGTGAGGTCACCCACTGGACCGGCCGCGCCCTGGCGCAGGCCGTCGGGATCTCCTTACGATCGGTCCAGCGCATCTGGGACGCACACCGCCTCCAGCCACATCGGGTCCGCAGCTTCAAGCGCTCGAACGATCCAGCCTTCGCCGAGAAGGTCGAGGACATCGTCGGCCTCTCCATGGATCCGCCGCGCCATGCCGTCGTGCTCTCGCTCGACGAGAAGAGCCAGATCCAGGCCCTGGAACGCACCCGTCCGAGCCGACCCGTCACGCCAGGTCGTCCCGTCACGCCAGGTCGTCCCGTCACGCCAGGTCGTCCCGTCACGCCAGGTCGTCCCGTCACGCCAGGTCGTCCCGTCACGCCAGGTCGTCCCGTCACGCCAGGTCGTCCCGAAACCCAGACCCACGACTACGTCCGTCACGGTACCACGACGCTGTTTGCCGCGCTCGACGTGCTGGAGGGCACCGTGATCGGTCGCTGCATGCAGCGTCATCGCCACGACGAGTTCCTGCGCTTCCTCAACACTATCGAGGCCGCGGTGCCGGCCGGCAAACTGATCCATGTGATCCTGGACAACTACGCCACCCACAAGCACCCGAAAGTGCGAGCCTGGCTGGCCCGGCATCCGCGCTGGATCTTCCACTTCACTCCGACCTCGGCCTCGTGGATGAACGCGGTCGAGGGCTTCTTCTCGGCCTTGACCCGGCGCAGGCTGAAACGTGGCAGCTTCAGCGGGATCGTCGACCTTCAGGCTGCGATCAACCGCTACATCACCGAGCACAACGACAGGCCAAAGCCCTTCGTCTGGACCAAGCCGGCCGCCGCCATCCTCAATGCCGTCAACGGCAACGCTGCACCATCCGAATGA
- a CDS encoding ABC transporter permease, protein MSVSLSGARPLRRWRLGYRISPVGAVAFLVILAWAVVAAVAPLIAPHPVGEIVDFDFFQPVSASYPMGTDYLGRDVLSRILFGARYTVGVSLAAVAIACLSGVTLGMTAAVIGGLFDGALSRFLDALTSIPSKILALVLVAAVGSSIPVLILTLAVIYIPGSYRFARALAVNVNAMDYVTVARVRGERLGYLIRAEILPGIIGPVLADLGLRFVFIVLLLSSLSFLGLGVQPPNADWGALVKENIGGLSLAAPAVIFPLLAIASLTISVNLLIDNLPQKIRDRSDDA, encoded by the coding sequence ATGAGCGTTTCCCTGTCCGGCGCGCGACCGCTGCGCCGCTGGCGCCTCGGCTACCGGATCAGCCCGGTCGGCGCGGTCGCCTTCCTGGTGATCCTGGCCTGGGCCGTCGTCGCGGCGGTCGCGCCGCTGATCGCACCCCATCCGGTCGGCGAGATCGTCGATTTCGACTTCTTCCAGCCGGTCTCGGCCTCTTACCCGATGGGGACCGACTATCTCGGCCGCGACGTCCTCTCGCGCATCCTGTTCGGGGCCCGCTACACGGTGGGGGTCTCGCTGGCGGCGGTCGCGATCGCGTGCTTGTCCGGCGTCACCCTCGGCATGACCGCCGCGGTGATCGGCGGCCTGTTCGACGGTGCGCTCAGCCGCTTCCTCGACGCGCTGACCTCGATCCCGAGCAAGATCCTGGCGCTGGTGCTGGTGGCGGCGGTCGGCTCCTCGATCCCGGTCCTGATCCTGACGCTCGCCGTCATCTACATTCCCGGCAGCTACCGCTTCGCCCGGGCGCTCGCCGTCAACGTGAACGCCATGGACTACGTCACTGTCGCGCGGGTGCGCGGCGAGCGGCTCGGCTACCTCATCCGCGCCGAGATCCTGCCGGGCATCATCGGCCCGGTCCTGGCCGATCTCGGCCTGCGCTTCGTCTTCATCGTGCTGCTCCTCTCCAGCCTGTCCTTCCTGGGCTTAGGCGTGCAGCCGCCGAACGCCGATTGGGGGGCGCTGGTGAAGGAGAATATCGGCGGCCTGTCGCTCGCCGCCCCGGCGGTGATCTTCCCGCTGCTGGCCATCGCCAGCCTGACGATCAGCGTGAACCTGCTGATCGACAACCTGCCCCAGAAGATCCGCGACCGGAGCGACGACGCATGA
- a CDS encoding ABC transporter substrate-binding protein, with protein MSDTSANWTPGDDAMVEAAIRRGADRRELLRMMLAGGVALSAGTAILGRAGAALAAAPVKGGHLKVAGFSASTADTLDPAKASNATDYTRCCSLYNRLTYIDGAGQVTMELADRIESADAKTWTVTLRKGVTFHDGKSLTAKDVVFSLKRHLDPATGSKVATIAKQFADVTAADDLTATITLTAANADLPTILALHHFMIVADGTTDFAKGNGTGPFVLKEFKPGVRSIVARNTNYWKAAGPYVDSFEYFAIADESARLNAVLSGDIHVGANLNPRSLRIIEGNPAIAPFISKLGTYTNLNLRLDLPPGDKAGVAEGFKSLINRQVIQKSVLRGLAEIANDQPVPSWSPYFNAELKQRDYDPERAKSLFQKAGLLGQEVRIVASDAASSSADYAAVLQQAGGKIGLNLVIDRVPADGYWSNHWLKDPIGFGNINARPTPDILFSLFYQSTAPWNESRYKSEKFDAMLLEARGLLDQAKRKQIYGEMQAMVANEAGTVIPVFQSNLDGVSPKLKGLVANPLGGMMAYGLAEYAWFGA; from the coding sequence ATGAGCGACACGAGTGCGAACTGGACTCCCGGTGACGACGCGATGGTCGAGGCCGCCATCCGGCGCGGCGCCGACCGGCGCGAATTGCTGCGGATGATGCTGGCAGGCGGCGTCGCCCTCTCGGCCGGCACCGCGATCCTCGGCCGCGCCGGCGCGGCGCTCGCCGCCGCGCCGGTCAAGGGCGGCCACCTCAAGGTCGCGGGCTTCTCAGCCTCGACCGCCGATACGCTCGATCCGGCCAAGGCCTCCAACGCCACCGACTACACCCGCTGCTGCAGCCTCTATAACCGGCTGACCTATATCGATGGCGCCGGCCAGGTCACGATGGAGCTGGCCGACAGAATCGAGAGCGCCGACGCCAAGACCTGGACCGTCACGCTGCGCAAGGGCGTCACCTTCCACGACGGCAAGAGCCTGACCGCCAAGGACGTCGTCTTCTCGCTGAAGCGCCACCTCGATCCCGCTACCGGCTCCAAGGTCGCCACGATCGCCAAGCAGTTCGCGGACGTGACGGCCGCCGACGACCTCACCGCCACGATCACCCTCACGGCGGCCAATGCCGACCTGCCGACGATCCTGGCGCTGCACCACTTCATGATCGTGGCCGACGGCACCACCGATTTCGCCAAAGGCAACGGCACGGGGCCCTTCGTCCTCAAGGAGTTCAAGCCGGGCGTCCGCTCGATCGTCGCCCGCAACACCAACTACTGGAAGGCCGCGGGTCCCTATGTCGACAGCTTCGAGTATTTCGCGATCGCGGACGAGTCGGCGCGCCTGAACGCGGTGCTGTCGGGCGACATCCATGTCGGCGCCAACCTCAACCCGCGCTCCCTGCGGATCATCGAGGGCAACCCGGCGATCGCTCCTTTCATCAGCAAGCTCGGCACCTACACCAACCTCAACCTGCGGCTCGACCTCCCGCCGGGCGACAAGGCCGGGGTGGCCGAGGGCTTCAAGTCCCTGATCAACCGTCAGGTGATCCAGAAGTCGGTGCTGCGCGGCCTCGCCGAGATCGCCAACGACCAGCCGGTCCCGTCCTGGAGCCCCTATTTCAACGCCGAGCTCAAGCAGCGCGACTACGATCCGGAGCGGGCCAAGTCCCTGTTCCAGAAGGCCGGCCTCCTCGGGCAGGAGGTCCGCATCGTGGCGTCCGACGCCGCCAGCAGCTCGGCCGACTACGCCGCCGTGCTCCAGCAGGCGGGCGGCAAGATCGGCCTGAACCTCGTGATCGACCGCGTCCCCGCGGACGGCTACTGGTCGAACCACTGGCTCAAGGACCCGATCGGCTTCGGCAACATCAACGCCCGCCCGACCCCGGACATCCTGTTCTCGCTGTTCTACCAGTCGACCGCGCCGTGGAACGAGAGCCGGTACAAATCCGAAAAATTCGACGCGATGCTGCTCGAGGCCCGCGGCCTCCTCGACCAGGCCAAGCGCAAGCAGATCTACGGCGAGATGCAGGCCATGGTTGCCAACGAGGCCGGCACCGTGATCCCGGTCTTCCAGTCGAACCTCGACGGCGTGTCGCCCAAGCTGAAGGGGCTGGTCGCCAACCCGCTCGGTGGCATGATGGCCTACGGCCTCGCCGAATACGCCTGGTTCGGGGCCTAA
- a CDS encoding TerC family protein, protein MESSMLSVDWLGKPAWLWLGFLGLVAGLLALDLGVLHRERRAIGVRESLATSALYIVLGLGFGAFVWWQLGPDAGMAYLTGFAVEKALAMDNVFVIAMIFAYFAIPRAFQHRVLFWGILGVLVLRAIMIGLGAAIVANFAWMLYVFAAFLIATGVKMLVVKDRPYDVGANPVLAFVRRRLAVTDGLQGERFFVRQPDRTTGEPAWHITPLFLALLLIEVADIIFAVDSVPAIFAITTDPYIIYTSNIFAILGLRALYFALAAMVDRFHYLKYALAAVLVFIGSKIFIADLLAIDKLPPALSLGVTFGLLLGGVVWSVVVPHRGSPRTTPADRTGREVRTP, encoded by the coding sequence ATGGAATCCAGCATGTTGTCCGTCGACTGGCTCGGAAAGCCCGCCTGGCTTTGGCTCGGCTTCCTCGGCCTCGTGGCCGGGCTCCTCGCCCTCGATCTCGGCGTCCTGCACCGCGAGCGGCGCGCCATCGGCGTGCGCGAGAGCCTCGCGACCAGCGCCCTCTACATCGTCCTGGGTCTCGGCTTCGGCGCCTTCGTCTGGTGGCAGCTCGGGCCGGATGCCGGGATGGCCTACCTGACGGGCTTCGCCGTCGAGAAGGCGCTCGCGATGGACAACGTCTTCGTCATCGCGATGATCTTCGCTTACTTCGCGATCCCGCGCGCCTTTCAGCACAGGGTGCTGTTCTGGGGCATCCTGGGCGTGCTCGTCCTGCGCGCGATCATGATCGGGCTCGGCGCAGCCATCGTGGCGAATTTCGCGTGGATGCTCTACGTCTTCGCCGCCTTCCTGATCGCCACTGGCGTCAAGATGCTGGTCGTCAAGGACCGTCCGTACGACGTGGGAGCGAACCCTGTGCTCGCTTTCGTGCGCCGTCGCCTCGCGGTCACGGACGGATTGCAGGGCGAGCGCTTCTTCGTCCGCCAGCCGGATCGGACGACGGGTGAACCCGCTTGGCACATCACGCCCCTGTTTCTGGCGCTCCTGCTGATCGAGGTCGCGGACATCATCTTCGCGGTCGACTCGGTCCCTGCAATCTTCGCCATAACCACCGATCCGTACATCATCTATACGTCAAATATATTTGCCATCCTCGGCCTGCGCGCACTATATTTCGCGCTGGCGGCGATGGTGGATCGGTTCCACTACCTCAAGTATGCGCTGGCGGCCGTCCTTGTGTTCATCGGCTCCAAGATTTTCATCGCCGACCTGCTCGCCATCGACAAGCTGCCTCCGGCCCTGTCGCTCGGGGTGACGTTCGGGTTGCTCCTCGGTGGCGTGGTGTGGAGCGTGGTCGTGCCGCACCGGGGATCGCCTCGAACGACTCCGGCGGACCGGACTGGGCGTGAGGTCCGTACGCCGTAG